In the Malaya genurostris strain Urasoe2022 chromosome 1, Malgen_1.1, whole genome shotgun sequence genome, one interval contains:
- the LOC131440323 gene encoding twinfilin: MSHQTGIKANLELLKFFGKCKDGRTRVLKVSIENEELTLVDHKNVKKDWEKDFDALVKPLVEDDVPCYILYRLDYKIPTGYAWMLLSWVPESATVRQKMLYASTKATLKLEFGSGHIKEELNATSKDETTLHGYQKHKIDFSSPAPLTSREEELAELRKNEVKTEFAIDTKQQTLGGINCPISDATEQALNDMRRGAYNYLQFRIDLEEEKIHLVNAANIDLLKLPSQIPTDHARYHLYLFKHQHEGIHLDSMVFIYSMPGYSCSIRERMMYSSCKGPFSATIEKHGIDIAKKLEIDSGTELTEEFLYEEIHPRKLNLRPQFSKPKGPPSRGAKRLTKPQAVE; encoded by the exons ATGTCGCATCAAACCGGAATAAAAG CAAACTTGGAGCTGCTCAAGTTCTTTGGAAAATGCAAGGACGGAAGAACACGAGTGCTGAAAGTTTCCATTGAAAACG AGGAACTAACGCTAGTCGACCATAAAAATGTGAAGAAAGACTGGGAAAAGGATTTTGATGCTCTGGTGAAACCACTTGTGGAGGATGATGTCCCCTGTTACATTCTGTACCG TCTCGATTATAAGATTCCTACCGGATACGCTTGGATGCTTTTGAGCTGGGTACCGGAAAGTGCCACGGTACGGCAAAAGATGCTTTACGCTTCTACAAAAGCTACTCTGAAACTGGAATTCGGATCGGGTCACATCAAGGAAGAATTGAACGCAACCAGCAAGGATGAgacgacactacacggctatcaaaAGCATAAAATTGATTTCAGTTCACCGGCTCCGCTAACCAGTCGTGAAGAAGAACTAGCTGAGCTACGTAAAAATGAAGTAAAAACGGAATTCGCTATCGACACCAAACAGCAAACGCTTGGAGGCATCAATTGTCCTATTTCGGATGCTACTGAACAGGCATTGAATGACATGCGAAGAGGAGCTTACAACTACCTACAATTTCGTATCGATTTGGAGGAAGAAAAAATTCATCTGGTCAATGCAGCCAACATCGATCTCTTGAAACTGCCGTCACAGATTCCGACTGATCACGCGCGGTATCATCTGTATCTTTTCAAACATCAGCACGAGGGTATCCACCTGGACAGTATGGTATTCATTTACTCGATGCCCGGGTACAGCTGTTCGATCCGCGAGCGGATGATGTATTCCAGCTGTAAAGGACCGTTTTCCGCTACCATTGAAAAACACGGCATCGATATCGCCAAAAAACTCGAAATCGACAGCGGTACCGAACTGACCGAAGAATTCCTCTATGAAGAAATTCATCCAAGAAAGCTCAATTTACGACCGCAATTTTCCAAACCGAAGGGACCTCCGAGCCGAGGTGCAAAAAGACTGACCAAACCGCAGGCGGTTGAGTAA
- the LOC131440322 gene encoding DNA repair protein XRCC3 has translation MNEENKLEIRKPESFITAKQSIKLYRQRWRRLKFHVASLDRLTGGGLHSRGIVEIAGDAGSGKTQLALHLALVAQVQPIDDMPRRGVVYIITEHPFPSRRITQMEKAFKKNARILSAPEKFNFTDNIFVEHLHSPTALEQCLSDRLPVLLENNPIELLIIDSVAAVYGDEQNYVDRAQSFRRVVHALHLLQERFDFAVVCTNQVRSVVDEMTLDEERVVPALGLAWASLVHTRIQLSRVIGNHERTCRLLFSPTAPPGQCEFVITEAGISDATEPL, from the exons atgaacgaagaaaataaattagaaattcGTAAGCCAGAATCATTTATAACCG CAAAACAATCAATAAAACTGTACCGCCAACGATGGCGACGACTCAAGTTTCACGTTGCCTCCTTGGATCGACTAACAGGTGGTGGTTTACATTCTCGTGGTATTGTCGAAATAGCTGGCGATGCTGGATCTGGTAAAACACAACTCGCACTTCATCTAGCATTAGTTGCCCAAGTCCAACCGATTGATGATATGCCTCGACGTGGTGTGGTATATATTATTACCGAGCATCCTTTCCCTTCCAGAAGAATAACTCAAATGGAAAAAGCTTTTAAGAAAAACGCGCGTATATTAAGTGCACCCGAAAAGTTCAATTTCACTGACAACATTTTTGTTGAACATTTACACAGTCCA aCTGCATTGGAACAGTGCCTTTCTGATCGACTTCCAGTACTGCTGGAAAACAACCCGATCGAACTACTTATCATCGATTCTGTTGCTGCCGTTTACGGTGATGAGCAGAACTATGTAGATCGGGCACAATCGTTTCGACGAGTAGTGCACGCGCTACACTTATTACAGGAACGATTTGATTTCGCCGTCGTCTGCACTAACCAGGTACGATCGGTAGTCGATGAAATGACATTGGATGAAGAACGAGTCGTGCCAGCACTGGGACTAGCATGGGCCAGCTTGGTACACACTCGGATACAGCTTAGCCGAGTAATTGGAAACCATGAACGAACCTGCAGATTGCTGTTCAGTCCCACAGCGCCCCCAGGGCAGTGTGAATTTGTCATCACCGAGGCAGGAATTTCGGATGCAACGGAACCGCTCTAG